One genomic window of Candidatus Binatia bacterium includes the following:
- a CDS encoding radical SAM protein yields the protein MRTNFMTLAGQAVGALITRRLRIYADRIPYDFERLPLKKLVNACLVEASVHFKPSHPWGWPTHLMVEPSAHCNLSCTLCPVTTGLDRPQGHMEFQTFKKVLDEVGEYIFTLLLWDWGEPFMNPAIFDMIAYAGQKGIRTISSTNGHLFARQEKADKVIRSGLDTLIFAVDGITQESYEHFRQGGELELALEGIRTVVARKKVLGYKKPFINFRFIVMRHNEHEIPQLEELARSLGVDALTLKTLNPCSQDPYAADEEGQKHGDYLPLDRRFWRFKGDAMDSRIRRKRNPCKHPWYHPSIHWNGVVCSCTYDPREKYPLGDLREKTFREIWSDEPYRRLRRQFREGWNQIPLCRECSYAYEGGDCSRETIAEAFFFPRPALPLHNE from the coding sequence GTGCGAACGAACTTCATGACCCTCGCGGGGCAGGCCGTGGGAGCGCTGATCACGCGACGCCTGCGGATCTACGCGGATCGCATCCCCTACGACTTCGAACGGCTGCCGCTCAAGAAGCTAGTCAACGCCTGCCTGGTGGAAGCCTCCGTTCACTTCAAGCCGTCGCACCCGTGGGGTTGGCCCACGCACCTGATGGTGGAGCCCTCCGCCCACTGTAACCTCTCCTGTACCCTCTGCCCGGTGACGACGGGTCTGGACCGACCGCAGGGGCATATGGAGTTTCAGACATTCAAGAAGGTCCTTGATGAGGTCGGGGAGTACATTTTCACCCTCCTGCTCTGGGACTGGGGCGAGCCATTCATGAACCCGGCCATCTTCGACATGATCGCCTACGCCGGGCAGAAAGGGATCCGAACCATCTCCAGCACCAACGGGCACCTGTTCGCCAGGCAGGAGAAGGCCGACAAGGTTATTAGGTCCGGCCTCGACACGCTCATCTTCGCCGTGGATGGAATCACCCAAGAGAGCTACGAGCATTTCCGGCAAGGGGGCGAACTCGAATTGGCTCTAGAGGGAATCCGGACAGTCGTGGCGCGGAAAAAGGTACTTGGGTACAAGAAGCCGTTCATCAACTTCCGCTTCATCGTCATGCGGCACAACGAGCACGAGATTCCGCAGCTCGAGGAGCTGGCGCGGTCCCTCGGGGTGGACGCCTTGACCCTGAAGACGCTCAACCCGTGCTCACAGGACCCCTACGCCGCCGACGAAGAGGGGCAGAAGCACGGCGATTACCTGCCGCTGGATCGCCGGTTTTGGCGCTTCAAGGGAGACGCGATGGACTCGCGCATCCGCCGCAAGCGCAACCCGTGTAAGCATCCCTGGTATCATCCCAGCATCCACTGGAATGGGGTCGTCTGCTCCTGCACCTACGACCCGCGGGAGAAATACCCGCTGGGCGATCTGCGCGAAAAAACTTTCCGCGAGATCTGGTCCGACGAGCCCTACCGCCGCCTGCGGCGCCAGTTCCGCGAGGGCTGGAACCAGATCCCGCTCTGCCGCGAATGCAGCTATGCATACGAGGGCGGCGATTGCAGCCGCGAGACCATCGCCGAGGCCTTCTTCTTCCCCAGGCCG